A genomic segment from Chitinophaga niabensis encodes:
- a CDS encoding arginine--tRNA ligase, with protein sequence MSVVTAIKNAAAAAIQALYQQNFTADDVSVNTTKPEFEGEYTVVVFSFTKFSRLKPEETGKQLGEYLLANNPALFAGFNVVKGFLNLQIQDQYWIRYLQNAHGNKAVGQKPANGRKVMVEYSSPNTNKPLHLGHLRNNFLGYSVAEIYKANGFEVIKANLVNDRGIHICKSMLAWQLFAHGDTPETTGIKGDHLVGDYYVHFEKILRDQAEPIISRVLEGNLKDFEGAEKDKIEKLHNATHKPEVQADKEKLAKVQDEIKELSRNKTEIMQQAKIMLQQWEAGNPEVRALWATMNGWVYEGFNKTYKRLGIDFDKMYYESNTYLLGKDLVEEGLRKGVLFRKEDNSVWIDLTADGLDEKLLLRGDGTSVYMTQDLGTARLKYDDYQMEESLYVVADEQNYHFKVLKLILQKLQEPCADGIYHLSYGMVELPHGRMKSREGTVVDADDLIEEMVKTAATQTEELGKTKGFSEEELRELYETIGLGAMKFFLLKVDPKKKMVFNPEESIDLHGFTGPFIQYSYARIQSILREFSTADLESLTAYTHNDSLLPMEKELIMLCEQFDTILLEAQKEMSPAVIANYAFLLAQTFNSFYAKKEQGKYIYSVRDAENEDKKKLRLQMATLTANTIKQSLKFMGIAVPERM encoded by the coding sequence ATGAGTGTAGTTACTGCTATCAAAAATGCCGCAGCAGCGGCCATCCAGGCACTATATCAGCAGAATTTCACTGCTGACGATGTGTCCGTTAACACAACCAAGCCAGAATTCGAAGGGGAATATACTGTTGTCGTATTTTCATTCACAAAGTTCAGCCGCCTGAAACCGGAAGAAACCGGCAAGCAGCTGGGCGAATACCTTTTAGCCAACAATCCTGCGCTTTTTGCGGGCTTTAACGTGGTGAAAGGTTTCCTCAATCTCCAGATCCAGGACCAATACTGGATCCGGTATCTGCAAAATGCACATGGTAATAAGGCGGTTGGCCAGAAGCCTGCCAATGGCCGCAAAGTGATGGTGGAATATTCTTCTCCCAACACCAATAAACCTTTACACCTGGGGCACCTGCGTAATAACTTCCTCGGCTACTCCGTAGCAGAGATCTATAAAGCGAACGGGTTTGAAGTGATCAAAGCCAACCTGGTGAATGACCGTGGTATCCACATCTGCAAATCCATGCTTGCATGGCAGTTGTTTGCACATGGCGACACACCTGAAACTACCGGTATCAAAGGAGATCACCTGGTAGGTGATTACTATGTACATTTTGAAAAGATCCTGCGCGATCAGGCAGAGCCGATCATTTCCCGCGTGCTGGAAGGTAACCTGAAAGATTTTGAAGGCGCAGAAAAAGATAAGATAGAAAAGCTGCACAATGCCACACATAAACCGGAAGTGCAGGCAGATAAAGAGAAGCTGGCTAAAGTACAGGATGAGATCAAAGAACTGAGCCGTAATAAAACAGAGATCATGCAGCAGGCTAAGATCATGCTGCAGCAATGGGAAGCGGGCAACCCGGAAGTACGCGCACTCTGGGCTACCATGAATGGATGGGTGTACGAAGGTTTTAATAAAACCTACAAACGCCTCGGCATTGATTTCGACAAAATGTATTACGAAAGCAATACCTACCTTCTTGGGAAAGACCTGGTGGAAGAAGGGTTGCGGAAAGGTGTGCTGTTCCGTAAAGAAGATAACTCCGTTTGGATAGACCTTACGGCAGACGGGCTGGATGAGAAATTACTGCTCCGCGGAGACGGTACATCCGTATACATGACGCAGGACTTAGGTACTGCACGTTTGAAGTACGATGACTACCAGATGGAAGAAAGCCTGTACGTGGTAGCGGATGAACAGAACTATCATTTCAAGGTATTGAAACTGATCTTACAGAAGCTGCAGGAACCTTGTGCAGATGGCATTTACCACCTCTCCTACGGCATGGTGGAATTACCGCATGGCCGCATGAAAAGCAGGGAAGGCACAGTAGTGGATGCAGACGATCTGATAGAGGAAATGGTGAAAACCGCCGCTACCCAAACGGAAGAACTAGGTAAAACGAAAGGTTTTTCTGAAGAAGAATTACGCGAGTTGTATGAAACCATCGGTTTGGGCGCCATGAAATTCTTCCTGCTGAAAGTAGATCCTAAAAAGAAAATGGTGTTCAACCCCGAAGAGTCTATCGACCTTCACGGTTTCACCGGCCCTTTCATACAATACAGCTATGCGCGTATCCAGTCTATCCTGCGTGAATTCAGCACGGCAGACCTGGAAAGCCTGACAGCTTACACGCATAACGACTCATTGCTGCCCATGGAAAAAGAACTGATCATGTTATGTGAACAGTTCGATACTATCCTGCTGGAAGCACAAAAGGAAATGAGCCCGGCTGTGATTGCCAATTATGCATTTTTACTGGCGCAAACGTTCAATTCCTTTTATGCTAAAAAGGAGCAGGGTAAATATATTTACTCTGTAAGAGATGCAGAAAATGAGGATAAGAAGAAGCTGCGTCTGCAGATGGCCACCCTTACGGCGAACACCATCAAACAAAGTTTGAAGTTCATGGGTATTGCGGTACCGGAGCGGATGTAA
- a CDS encoding tetratricopeptide repeat protein, with product MFLYRILHLCTFVLAMFIIVPAFAGSPSGDNRARKLYKEGLQLKKDGRLDEAQQRFMAAIAVDGAFAAAYIELAGIYRLQQQPEPAKQQLLILLERSPEHPAALETLAGIFYEQKAYEDALTYAYRAQQQGCRNMHRIIGLSYSYLDHPAEAIPALENACKEEPRKADLLCQVARLYAQQEDYKQSIRYYELSLQGDSSSPDVYYELGMMNFNMENYKTAAGAFEQAARLGRPVDADLYLNLGMAHLKQAAYDDAIRNLLSALALRPKDVQVMTNLANAYYKKQEFKNAITQWNNILLQQPLNGFAMFMLGKSYICSGEIARGQAICDQALTLGER from the coding sequence ATGTTCCTATACCGTATCCTACACCTATGCACCTTTGTGCTGGCTATGTTTATTATTGTGCCAGCCTTTGCGGGATCACCGTCCGGTGATAACCGTGCCAGGAAATTATATAAGGAGGGATTGCAGCTCAAGAAGGATGGCCGGCTGGACGAAGCGCAACAGCGTTTTATGGCTGCTATCGCGGTTGATGGTGCTTTTGCGGCGGCATATATAGAACTGGCCGGGATCTACCGCCTGCAGCAGCAGCCGGAGCCGGCTAAACAACAATTACTCATTTTACTGGAAAGGTCTCCTGAACATCCGGCTGCGCTGGAAACGCTGGCGGGCATCTTTTACGAGCAAAAAGCGTATGAGGATGCACTGACCTATGCTTACCGCGCGCAACAACAGGGCTGCCGCAATATGCACAGGATCATCGGGTTAAGTTATTCTTACCTCGATCATCCGGCAGAAGCTATCCCTGCGCTGGAAAACGCCTGTAAGGAAGAACCGCGGAAGGCAGACTTGCTCTGCCAGGTAGCGCGGTTGTACGCCCAGCAGGAAGATTATAAACAAAGCATCCGTTATTACGAGTTATCACTGCAGGGAGACAGTAGCTCACCGGATGTATATTACGAACTGGGAATGATGAATTTCAATATGGAAAACTACAAAACCGCCGCGGGGGCATTTGAGCAGGCAGCCAGGTTAGGGCGCCCCGTTGACGCAGATCTTTATTTAAACCTGGGTATGGCCCACCTTAAACAGGCCGCTTATGATGATGCCATACGTAACCTGCTCTCTGCTTTAGCATTAAGACCTAAAGACGTTCAGGTAATGACGAACCTCGCCAATGCCTATTATAAGAAACAGGAATTTAAGAACGCTATCACACAATGGAATAACATCCTCCTGCAGCAGCCATTGAACGGCTTTGCCATGTTCATGCTGGGGAAATCGTATATCTGTTCCGGTGAGATTGCCCGCGGGCAGGCCATCTGCGATCAGGCTTTAACCTTAGGGGAGCGGTGA
- the dnaK gene encoding molecular chaperone DnaK, which yields MGKIIGIDLGTTNSCVAVMEGNEPVVIANDEGRRTTPSVVAFLKNGERKVGDPAKRQAITNPINTIMSVKRFMGRHYDEVSSELNHVSYKVTKGDNNTTRIDIDGRLYTPQEISAMILQKMKKTAEDYLGQEVTEAVITVPAYFNDAQRQATKEAGEIAGLTVRRIINEPTAAALAYGLDKKHNDSMIAVFDLGGGTFDISILELGDGVFEVKSTNGDTHLGGDDFDKVIMDWLADEFKKDEAVDLHKDPMSWQRLKEASEKAKIELSSSQETEINLPYITAVDGVPKHLVKKLTRAKFEQLSDSLIQRTLEPCKKALADSGLDLSRIDEVILVGGSTRIPKIQEVVEKFFGKKPNRGVNPDEVVAIGAAIQGGVLTGEVKDVLLLDVTPLSLGIETMGGVFTKLIESNTTIPTKKSEVFSTAADNQPSVEIHVLQGERPLASQNRTLGKFILNDLPPAQRGVPKIEVIFDIDANGILHVTAKDQGTGKSQNIRIEAGSGLSKEEIEKMKAEAKANESEDKLAREKIEKVNQAESLVFQTEKQLKEYGDKIPAEKKAPIESALEKVREAVKTQDLAQIDATTAELNNAWTAASEEMYKATQGQPGADGGAQAGAQQGGAGQQGAAGDTVTDAEFEEVK from the coding sequence ATGGGAAAAATCATAGGTATTGACTTAGGAACTACCAACTCTTGCGTTGCCGTAATGGAAGGTAACGAACCGGTAGTTATTGCCAACGATGAAGGCCGCCGTACAACGCCTTCCGTTGTTGCATTTTTAAAGAACGGCGAAAGGAAAGTAGGTGATCCGGCTAAACGCCAGGCCATCACTAATCCTATTAACACTATCATGTCTGTGAAGCGTTTTATGGGTCGCCATTACGATGAAGTATCCAGCGAACTGAATCACGTGAGTTACAAAGTGACAAAAGGCGATAACAACACTACACGTATTGATATAGACGGCAGATTATACACTCCGCAGGAGATCTCTGCCATGATCCTGCAAAAAATGAAGAAAACTGCGGAAGATTATCTGGGCCAGGAAGTAACAGAAGCTGTTATTACTGTTCCAGCGTACTTCAACGACGCGCAACGCCAGGCAACGAAGGAAGCCGGTGAAATTGCCGGTCTTACCGTTCGCAGGATCATCAACGAACCTACCGCAGCTGCATTGGCTTACGGTTTGGATAAGAAACACAACGACAGCATGATCGCCGTGTTTGACCTTGGTGGTGGTACTTTCGATATCTCTATCCTCGAACTCGGTGATGGGGTATTCGAAGTAAAATCTACCAACGGTGATACGCACCTGGGTGGTGACGACTTTGATAAAGTGATCATGGACTGGCTGGCAGATGAATTCAAGAAAGACGAAGCAGTGGATCTGCATAAAGATCCAATGAGCTGGCAACGTTTGAAAGAAGCTTCCGAGAAAGCGAAGATTGAATTGTCTTCTTCCCAGGAAACGGAGATCAACCTGCCATACATCACTGCAGTAGACGGTGTACCTAAACACCTGGTAAAGAAACTTACCCGCGCTAAATTTGAACAGCTGAGCGATAGCCTGATCCAAAGAACGCTGGAACCATGTAAGAAAGCCCTGGCCGATTCCGGTCTGGACCTTTCCAGGATCGATGAAGTGATCCTCGTTGGTGGTTCTACCCGTATTCCAAAGATCCAGGAAGTAGTAGAGAAATTCTTTGGTAAAAAGCCGAACAGAGGCGTGAACCCGGATGAAGTTGTAGCCATTGGTGCTGCTATCCAGGGTGGTGTACTCACCGGTGAAGTGAAGGATGTATTGTTGCTGGACGTTACACCATTGTCCCTCGGTATCGAAACCATGGGTGGTGTGTTCACCAAACTGATCGAATCCAACACTACCATTCCTACCAAGAAGAGCGAGGTATTCTCCACCGCTGCTGATAACCAGCCAAGCGTAGAGATCCATGTACTGCAGGGTGAAAGGCCTTTAGCTTCTCAGAACAGAACGTTGGGTAAATTCATCCTGAACGATCTGCCACCTGCACAACGTGGTGTGCCTAAGATCGAAGTGATCTTTGACATTGATGCCAACGGTATCCTCCATGTAACAGCTAAAGATCAGGGCACTGGTAAATCTCAGAATATCCGTATCGAAGCAGGTAGCGGTTTGAGCAAGGAAGAGATTGAAAAGATGAAAGCAGAAGCGAAAGCCAATGAGTCTGAAGATAAACTGGCACGTGAGAAGATCGAAAAAGTGAACCAGGCAGAAAGCTTAGTATTCCAGACAGAAAAACAACTGAAAGAATACGGCGATAAAATTCCTGCTGAGAAGAAAGCGCCTATCGAATCCGCACTGGAGAAAGTACGCGAAGCCGTGAAAACGCAGGACCTGGCACAGATCGATGCTACCACTGCAGAATTGAACAATGCATGGACAGCTGCTTCTGAAGAAATGTACAAAGCTACACAAGGTCAGCCAGGCGCTGATGGTGGAGCACAGGCAGGGGCACAACAAGGTGGTGCTGGTCAGCAAGGTGCTGCCGGTGATACCGTAACAGATGCAGAATTTGAAGAAGTGAAGTAA
- a CDS encoding porin family protein: MKKVLLFSCMLCLSIPAPAQKKVFNFGIKGGLNHTWLSDNYASNTHRNSFHLGALIHLRLNDSWRLQPEVYFSAQGEQEENNNYLVFPVLLQYRFKQRFFVEAGPQLAALVNRHAKPFEIKSEDPYRDNNTNVFDVALAFGAGYKFTRHVSAYVRFNQGVTTIRASSLAKKDFNEVLQLGVNYLF; the protein is encoded by the coding sequence ATGAAAAAAGTACTGCTGTTCAGCTGTATGCTATGCCTGTCCATCCCCGCCCCTGCCCAGAAAAAGGTATTCAATTTTGGTATCAAAGGCGGATTAAACCACACCTGGCTTTCTGATAATTACGCTTCCAATACACATCGCAACTCCTTTCACCTGGGTGCCCTGATCCATCTGAGATTAAATGACAGCTGGCGTTTGCAGCCGGAAGTATATTTTTCTGCCCAGGGAGAACAGGAGGAGAACAATAACTACCTTGTATTTCCTGTACTCCTGCAATACCGGTTCAAACAGCGCTTCTTTGTGGAAGCAGGGCCGCAGCTTGCCGCACTGGTGAACCGCCACGCAAAACCTTTTGAGATAAAATCTGAAGATCCTTACAGGGATAACAATACTAATGTTTTTGATGTGGCGCTGGCGTTTGGTGCAGGGTATAAATTCACGCGGCATGTATCCGCTTATGTAAGGTTCAACCAGGGAGTTACAACCATACGTGCCTCTTCACTGGCTAAGAAGGATTTCAATGAAGTATTACAACTGGGTGTGAACTACCTGTTCTAA
- the lepB gene encoding signal peptidase I, which yields MNLAFWRKKDGQPKKKKSAVREWLDAALFAVIAATLIRTFIFEAYTIPTPSMEKTLLVNDFLFVSKVSYGPRIPMTPLAVPFTHHTLPLTKYTKAYSEAVSWKYRRMPGFGDIKRNDVVVFNFPEGDTVALEHQDESYYELVRRMGRDEVWRQFQVTSRPVDKRENYIKRCVGIAGDSLAVKDGIVIVNGRPETPPPASQRFYHVTTSENQTLNPMRLEEMGVDNTPEMKVAGRMSYNLTPSEAKEIGAFPIVSNNIQPFLDNTEDGVWPQDTAHFKFTIDNFGPIYIPQKGATVSLDSSNIELYRRIIAVYENNTLETKGGQFIINGKATNIYTFKMNYYWMMGDNRHKSLDSRYWGFVPEDHVVGKAWLIWMSYGKGGIRWSRLFRTIR from the coding sequence ATGAACCTGGCATTTTGGAGAAAGAAGGATGGTCAGCCTAAGAAGAAAAAGTCTGCGGTACGCGAATGGCTGGATGCAGCTTTATTCGCCGTAATAGCGGCTACGCTGATCCGCACCTTCATTTTTGAAGCATATACCATACCTACGCCTTCAATGGAAAAAACCTTACTGGTGAATGATTTCCTGTTCGTCAGCAAAGTTAGTTACGGTCCCCGCATCCCCATGACACCATTAGCAGTACCCTTTACACATCATACCCTTCCCCTAACAAAATATACCAAAGCCTATTCGGAAGCGGTTTCCTGGAAGTACAGGCGCATGCCGGGTTTTGGTGATATCAAAAGGAACGATGTTGTGGTATTCAACTTCCCTGAAGGAGATACCGTAGCCCTTGAGCATCAGGACGAAAGCTATTACGAGCTGGTTCGCCGGATGGGCAGGGACGAAGTGTGGAGACAGTTCCAGGTAACCTCCCGCCCGGTAGATAAACGCGAAAACTACATTAAACGTTGTGTAGGTATTGCCGGAGATTCCCTGGCTGTGAAAGACGGTATCGTGATCGTGAATGGCAGACCTGAAACACCACCGCCGGCCAGCCAGCGTTTTTACCATGTAACCACTTCGGAGAATCAGACCCTGAACCCGATGCGCCTCGAAGAAATGGGAGTGGACAATACACCGGAAATGAAAGTAGCAGGCAGGATGAGTTATAACCTTACGCCTTCGGAAGCCAAAGAGATCGGTGCTTTCCCCATCGTGAGCAATAACATCCAGCCGTTCCTGGATAACACGGAAGATGGCGTTTGGCCGCAGGATACCGCGCATTTCAAATTCACCATCGATAACTTCGGCCCTATCTATATTCCCCAGAAAGGTGCTACCGTATCACTGGATAGCAGCAATATTGAGTTATACCGCCGCATCATTGCCGTGTATGAGAATAATACCCTGGAAACCAAAGGTGGCCAGTTTATTATCAATGGCAAGGCCACTAATATCTACACCTTCAAAATGAACTATTACTGGATGATGGGGGATAACCGCCATAAATCCCTGGACTCCCGTTATTGGGGATTTGTTCCGGAGGACCATGTGGTAGGGAAGGCCTGGCTCATCTGGATGAGCTATGGTAAAGGTGGTATCCGCTGGAGCCGCCTGTTCAGGACCATCAGATAA
- a CDS encoding porin family protein — protein MKKFAFLALFGGLFTQASAQEISFGAKGGLNVAKVTNTIFGDESTRASVYLGGFARVGLNESWSIQPELLYSGQGFKYDVPILGEYKVRLNYINLPVMVQYHLIPEFYLEAGPQLGFMVAAKNKHGKTTVDIKDQTNGVDFGLGFGLGYDFDFGLGIGARYNFGLTDVFESDESQKNSVAQFGLYYTFGKLKK, from the coding sequence ATGAAAAAATTTGCTTTTCTGGCATTATTTGGGGGGCTGTTCACCCAAGCCAGCGCACAAGAGATCTCTTTTGGCGCAAAAGGCGGCCTGAACGTCGCTAAAGTTACCAACACCATCTTCGGGGACGAAAGCACCCGGGCTTCTGTTTATCTTGGCGGTTTTGCCCGTGTAGGTCTGAATGAGAGCTGGAGCATTCAGCCGGAACTGCTGTATTCCGGCCAAGGATTCAAATACGATGTTCCCATCCTGGGAGAATACAAGGTACGCCTGAACTACATCAACCTGCCCGTGATGGTACAGTACCACCTCATTCCTGAATTCTACCTGGAAGCAGGCCCGCAACTGGGCTTTATGGTAGCTGCCAAAAACAAACACGGTAAAACAACCGTGGATATTAAAGACCAGACGAATGGTGTAGACTTTGGACTGGGTTTTGGCCTGGGGTATGACTTTGACTTTGGTTTAGGGATCGGCGCCCGGTATAATTTCGGATTAACGGATGTGTTTGAATCAGATGAGAGCCAGAAGAATTCTGTTGCGCAGTTCGGATTGTATTACACTTTCGGGAAATTAAAAAAATAA
- a CDS encoding cytidine deaminase: MELRSQQIIFEEHTDISSLSPADAALLRAAREATKHAYAPYSHFRVGAVLQLANGKQVIGTNQENASYPVGICAERTGLSAASSQYPEVPVQTIAVSYHNEQGDSSRPISPCGLCRQTLAEYQQRFKAPIRLILSGLTGKVIVIGDALQLLPLSFSSDDMKYFSL, from the coding sequence ATGGAACTGAGATCCCAACAGATCATATTTGAAGAACACACGGACATTTCTTCCCTATCCCCGGCCGATGCTGCCCTGCTGCGTGCAGCCAGGGAAGCCACCAAACACGCTTATGCTCCATACTCTCATTTCAGGGTAGGAGCGGTATTGCAGTTAGCCAACGGCAAACAGGTGATAGGTACCAACCAGGAGAATGCTTCCTACCCGGTAGGGATCTGTGCGGAAAGAACAGGGCTTTCGGCCGCTTCTTCCCAATATCCGGAAGTACCGGTGCAAACCATCGCCGTCAGTTATCATAATGAGCAGGGAGACAGTTCCCGGCCCATCAGCCCCTGCGGGCTATGCCGGCAAACCCTGGCGGAATATCAGCAGCGCTTCAAGGCTCCCATCAGGCTGATCCTGTCCGGCCTTACCGGAAAGGTGATCGTGATCGGGGATGCCCTCCAGTTATTGCCCCTTTCCTTTTCCTCGGATGACATGAAATATTTTTCTTTATAA
- a CDS encoding HAD family hydrolase — protein MLTTTITDTQPFGKMAIFDMDNTLLHKSFIYTAADQLGFMPELRAIVQAGYSDVVRTQKIAQLLKGRTREELIAVVRSIPLVEDAVSVIKELKEKGYVCGIISDSYTCITNYVKDQLGMHFSCANVLEFQDDIATGVVSIPADFLKLPDNDCNHDYCKCNMMQHVRSHYAIEMQNILAIGDGMNDICMVRKAGIGIAFNTEHDKLKEVADHIFEERTFMPLLGLA, from the coding sequence ATGTTGACTACAACTATTACAGACACACAACCGTTCGGGAAGATGGCCATTTTTGATATGGACAATACCCTTCTCCACAAAAGTTTTATTTACACGGCTGCTGATCAGCTGGGATTTATGCCGGAATTGCGGGCTATTGTACAGGCCGGTTATTCAGATGTAGTACGCACCCAAAAGATCGCACAATTGCTGAAAGGCAGGACCCGGGAAGAACTGATAGCAGTCGTACGATCGATCCCGTTAGTGGAGGATGCTGTGAGTGTGATAAAGGAATTAAAAGAAAAAGGATATGTATGCGGCATCATCAGCGACAGTTACACCTGTATCACTAATTATGTAAAGGACCAGCTGGGCATGCATTTCTCCTGCGCCAATGTGCTGGAGTTCCAGGATGATATCGCTACCGGCGTTGTAAGTATTCCCGCTGATTTTTTAAAGCTGCCGGATAATGACTGTAACCATGATTACTGCAAATGTAACATGATGCAGCACGTTCGTAGTCATTATGCCATAGAAATGCAAAATATCCTGGCTATAGGAGATGGAATGAATGATATCTGCATGGTCCGCAAAGCCGGTATTGGTATTGCTTTTAATACGGAACACGATAAGCTGAAGGAAGTGGCGGATCACATCTTTGAAGAACGCACTTTCATGCCATTGCTGGGATTGGCTTAG
- a CDS encoding MerR family transcriptional regulator, which yields MNSFTIKDLESLTGIKAHTIRIWEQRYNVMRPKRKDTNHRVYDNGDLKHIMRIAYLYRHGYKISKIAMMTDEQIKQLSLEEGGQKGSHLHQVYINQLVEAMIDFDQTKFEKIFHNVLLRMGFEQTILKVIYPYMERIGLLWLVDCVIPAQEHFAANIIRKKLMVAIDGLDLPKEGDEKFLLFLPEGEFHEVPLLFTHYMLKKHGCAVVNFGANVPLEDLSFYTERKQVDHIYTHIISNFPQRALDNFVRDLGRLFPGIPVTISGPQIVRITPPLPDNVTLLMSMEEVLQYVRRKVVL from the coding sequence TTGAACAGTTTCACCATAAAGGACCTGGAAAGCCTCACAGGCATCAAAGCGCACACCATCAGAATATGGGAGCAGCGCTATAATGTAATGCGGCCTAAACGGAAAGATACGAACCACCGGGTATATGACAACGGTGATCTTAAACATATCATGCGCATTGCGTACTTATATCGTCATGGCTACAAGATCTCCAAGATCGCCATGATGACGGATGAGCAGATCAAGCAACTGTCCCTGGAGGAAGGCGGTCAGAAAGGTTCGCACCTGCACCAGGTGTATATCAATCAGTTAGTGGAGGCCATGATCGATTTTGATCAGACCAAATTTGAAAAGATCTTCCATAACGTGTTGCTCCGGATGGGTTTTGAACAAACCATCCTCAAAGTGATCTACCCTTATATGGAGCGCATAGGCCTGCTCTGGCTGGTAGACTGCGTGATCCCTGCACAGGAGCACTTTGCCGCCAATATCATCCGTAAAAAACTGATGGTAGCCATAGACGGGCTGGACCTGCCCAAGGAAGGGGATGAAAAGTTCCTGCTCTTTCTCCCGGAAGGCGAGTTTCATGAGGTACCTCTCCTTTTCACCCATTACATGCTCAAGAAACATGGCTGCGCCGTGGTCAATTTCGGAGCCAATGTACCCCTGGAAGACCTTTCCTTCTACACGGAACGCAAACAGGTGGACCATATCTACACCCATATCATCTCTAATTTCCCGCAAAGAGCGCTGGATAATTTTGTGCGGGACCTGGGAAGGCTTTTCCCCGGCATCCCGGTTACGATCTCCGGCCCCCAGATTGTACGGATCACACCGCCCCTGCCGGACAATGTGACGCTTTTAATGTCTATGGAAGAAGTGCTGCAATATGTGCGTCGCAAGGTGGTCTTATAA
- a CDS encoding OmpA family protein: MKKIKWVVYLLTVLPLASMAQTPSTTSETAEVTPSSGGVFGGSKNFRTFSIGINGGVLIPSVATGGSNDFSKWQVNYGYGAYLKWQLLHFLALRGDFVAGKLKADNSRELGNGQAPNSPYASFETSLKWSGSLNAVFNLATINWLHKQSAATLYVSVGGGLAGYNPKVTTPGGVTTEYKPSGVIKEFFVPVGAGLKFKLSEGVNLDLGYTMHYLDGDNLDGYNKAPSKDKYAYGYAGLEFSLGSRSKPQLQWHNAPAVMYDQLEASRNQLKLELDAEKENNAKLAASVAKLQADSDGDGVSDLFDKCPNTPAGDKVDGSGCPLPKPDTVKPEVKVIITEDDRRLVREAIANLEFATGKADIKPSSFASLDRVADLIKRKNLSLKLAGHTDNVGKDASNMILSKNRAESVKAYLVGKGVNPSRIEATGYGETQPIATNKTAAGRQQNRRVEFTIY, encoded by the coding sequence ATGAAAAAAATCAAATGGGTCGTTTACTTGTTGACCGTATTACCCCTCGCAAGCATGGCGCAGACCCCGTCAACCACCTCAGAAACCGCGGAGGTCACACCATCCTCCGGCGGCGTTTTTGGCGGAAGTAAGAACTTCCGGACTTTTTCCATAGGTATTAATGGCGGTGTATTGATACCTTCTGTTGCTACCGGCGGCAGCAATGATTTCTCCAAATGGCAGGTCAATTATGGCTATGGCGCCTACCTTAAATGGCAATTACTGCACTTCCTCGCCCTCCGGGGGGACTTTGTAGCGGGTAAGCTAAAGGCAGACAACAGCCGTGAATTGGGTAATGGCCAGGCACCAAACAGTCCTTACGCATCGTTCGAAACGTCCCTTAAATGGTCCGGTAGTTTAAATGCCGTTTTCAATTTAGCCACTATTAACTGGCTGCACAAACAAAGCGCCGCTACACTGTATGTATCTGTAGGTGGCGGTTTGGCAGGTTATAACCCGAAAGTGACCACGCCGGGTGGTGTTACCACCGAATACAAACCCAGCGGTGTTATCAAAGAGTTCTTTGTACCTGTCGGGGCCGGGTTGAAGTTCAAACTCTCGGAAGGTGTGAACCTCGATCTCGGCTATACGATGCATTACCTGGATGGGGATAACCTGGACGGCTATAACAAAGCGCCTTCCAAGGATAAATATGCCTATGGTTATGCAGGGCTGGAATTCAGCCTGGGTAGCCGCAGCAAACCGCAACTGCAATGGCATAATGCCCCTGCAGTAATGTATGATCAGCTGGAAGCTTCCCGCAATCAACTGAAGCTGGAACTGGACGCAGAGAAGGAAAACAACGCCAAACTGGCTGCCAGTGTAGCTAAGCTGCAGGCAGACAGTGATGGTGACGGTGTTTCTGACCTCTTTGATAAATGCCCGAACACCCCTGCCGGCGATAAGGTAGACGGTTCCGGTTGCCCGCTGCCTAAGCCAGACACCGTGAAACCGGAAGTAAAAGTGATCATTACGGAAGACGACCGCCGCCTGGTAAGGGAAGCGATTGCCAACCTGGAATTTGCTACCGGCAAGGCCGATATCAAACCAAGTTCCTTTGCTTCACTGGATAGAGTGGCAGACCTTATCAAACGTAAGAACCTGAGCCTGAAACTGGCAGGTCACACAGATAATGTAGGTAAAGATGCCAGCAACATGATCCTGTCTAAGAACAGGGCGGAATCCGTGAAAGCCTATCTCGTTGGCAAGGGCGTGAACCCAAGCCGGATAGAAGCTACCGGATACGGTGAAACACAGCCGATTGCGACCAATAAAACAGCCGCAGGACGCCAGCAGAACCGCCGTGTTGAGTTCACTATCTATTGA